A region of the Azospirillum sp. B510 genome:
GGTGCCGGGGCTCTATGCGCGGGTGACGGTGGGGGGCACCAAGCCCTATGACGCGCTGCTGGTCGACGACCGCGCCATCGGCACCGACCAGGACAAGAAGTTCGTCCTGGTGGTGACGGCGGAGAACAAGGTGGAATACCGGCCGGTCAAGCTCGGCACCGCGCAGAACGGGCTGCGCGTGGTCACCGACGGCCTGTCGGCCGGCGAGCGCGTCGTCGTCAACGGCACCCAGCACGCCCGGCCGGGCATGACGGTGACGCCGAAGACCGTCGCCATGGGGACGGAAAAGACCCAGACGGCGGCCCGCTAAGACACGAACAAGACGGGCGTGCGCCTTTATCAGCCCTCTCCCGCCCCGGGAGAGGGAACCGAAGCGTGCACCCTGGGAGACCCCAGATGAACATCTCGAAATTCTTCATCGACCGGCCGATCTTCGCCGGCGTGCTGTCGGTGGCGCTGTTCCTGGCGGGGGCGATCGCCGTGTTCCGCCTGCCGATCTCCGAATATCCGGAGGTGGTGCCGCCATCCGTCGTCGTGCGCGCCCAGTTCCCCGGCGCCAACCCCAAGGTGATCGCCGAGACCGTCGCCTCTCCGCTGGAGGAGCAGATCAACGGCGTCGAGAACATGCTCTACATGCAGTCGCAGGCCAACAGCGACGGCAATCTGGCGCTGACCGTCACCTTCAAGCTGGGCACCGATCCCGACAAGGCCCAGCAGCTGGTGCAGAACCGCGTCGCCCAGGCGATGCCGCGGCTGCCGGCCGACGTGCAAAGGCTGGGCGTCGCCACGGTCAAGAGCTCGCCGACGCTGACCATGGTCGTGCATCTGCTGTCGCCCAACGACCGCTATGACATGACCTATCTGCGCAACTACGCGGTGCTGAACGTCAAGGACCGGTTGACCCGCATCGCCGGCGTCGGCGAGGTGCAGGTGTGGGGGGCCGGCGACTACGCCATGCGGGTCTGGCTCGACCCCGGCAAGGTGGCGCAGCGCGGGCTGACCGCCACCGACGTCGTCAACGCCATCCGCGAACAGAATGTCCAGGTGGCGGCCGGCGTCATCGGCGCCTCGCCCTCGCCGCCCGACGTGCCGTTGCAGCTGTCGATCAACGCGCGCGGCCGGCTGAAGACCGCCGACGAATTCGGCGACATCGTGCTGAAGACCGGCGGCGACGGCGGCGTCACCCGCCTGCGCGACGTGGCGCGGGTGGAGCTGGCCGCCGCGCAGTATGGCCTGCGCTCGCTGCTCGACAACAAGCCGGCGGTGGCGCTCGGCATCACCCAGACGCCGGACGCCAACGCGCTCGCCATCTCCGACGAGGTGCGCAAGGTGATGGCGGAGCTGAAGGACGACATGCCCGACGGCGTCGCCTATTCCATCGTCTACGACCCGACGCAGTTCGTCCGCTCCTCCATCGAGGCGGTGGTGCACACGCTCTTGGAAGCGGTGGCGCTGGTGGTGCTGGTGGTGATCGTCTTCCTCCAGACCTGGCGGGCGTCGATCATCCCGCTGCTGGCGGTGCCGATCTCCATCGTCGGCACCTTCTCGCTGCTGCTGGCCTTCGGCTTCTCGATCAACGCGCTGTCGCTGTTCGGCATGGTGCTGGCCATCGGCATCGTCGTCGACGACGCCATCGTCGTGGTCGAGAATGTCGAGCGCAACATCGCGTCGGGCCTGTCGGCCCGCGACGCCACCATCCGCGCCATGCAGGAGGTCAGCGGCCCGATCATCGCCATCGCCCTGACGCTGGTCGCCGTCTTCGTGCCGCTGGCGGCGATGACCGGCCTGACCGGCGAGTTCTACAAGCAGTTCGCGATGACCATCGCGATCTCCACCGTGATCTCCGCCTTCAACTCGCTGACCCTGTCGCCGGCGCTGTCGGCGGTGCTGCTGCGCGGCCACGACCAGCCGCAGGACTGGCTGACCCGTGGGATGAACCGGGTTTTCGGCGGCTTCTTCCGGCTGTTCAACCGGGTGTTCCACAAGGCGTCGGACGGCTATGGCCGCGGCGTCGGCGGGGTGGTGCGGCGCAAGGGCGTCATGCTGGCGGTCTATGCCCTGCTGATCGGCGCCACGGTTCTGCTCGGCCGCGCGGTACCGTCGGGCTTCGTGCCGATGCAGGACAAGGAGTATCTGATCAGCTTCGCCCAGCTTCCCAACGGCGCCTCGCTCGACCGGACGGAGGCGGTGATCCGCGAGATGACCGACATCGCGCTGAAACGCCCCGGCGTGGAGAGCGCCGTCGCCTTTCCGGGGCTGTCGGTGAACGGCTTCACCAACAGCTCCAGCGCCGGCATCGTCTTCGTCACGCTGAAGCCCTTCGCCGAACGCCATGACCCGTCGCTGGCGGCCGGCGCCATCGCCATGGATTTGCAGCGGCGCTATGCCGGGCTGAAGGAAGCCTTCGTCGCCATCTTCCCGCCGCCGCCGGTGATGGGGCTGGGGCAGCTCGGCGGCTTCAAGATGCAGCTGGAGGACCGGGGAAATCTCGGCTACGAGGCGCTGAGCGAGGCGGTGAACGCCTTCGTCAAACGGGCGGCGCAGACGCCGGAGCTGGGGCCGTCCTTCTCCGCCTACCAGATCAACGTGCCGCAGCTCGACGTCGATCTCGACCGGGTGAAGGCCAAGCAGCTCGGCGTCAATGTCGCCGAGGTGTTCGACACCATGCAGATCTATCTGGGGTCGCTCTATGTCAACGACTTCAACGCCTTCGGCCGCGTCTACCAGGTGCGGGTGCAGGCCGACGCGCCGTTCCGCGACAGCGCCGACGACATCGGGCTGCTGAAGACGCGCAACGCGGCGGGGACCATGGTGCCGCTGTCGTCGCTGGTCACGGTGCAGCCGGGCTATGGGCCGGAGATGGTGGTGCGCTACAACGGCTTCACCGCCGCCGACGTCAATGGCGGGCCGGCGCCGGGCTATTCGTCGGGACAGGCGGAAGCGGCGGCGGAGCGCATCGCGGCCGACGTGCTGCCGCGCGGCGTCAAGCTGGAATGGACCGATTTGACCTATCAGAAGATCCTGGTCGGCAATGCGGGGCTGTGGGTGTTCCCGATCAGCGTGCTGCTGGTCTTCCTGGTGCTGGCGGCGCAGTATGAGAGCCTGACCCTGCCGCTCGCCATCCTGCTGATCGTGCCGATGAGCGTGTTGTCCGCCCTGTTCGGGGTGTGGCTGACCGGCGGCGACAACAACATCTTCACCCAGATCGGCTTCATGGTGCTGGTCGGCCTGTCGGCGAAGAACGCCATCCTGATCGTCGAATTCGCCCGCGAGCTGGAGCATGAGGGGCGCGGCGTGGTGCAGGCGGCGATCGAGGCCAGCCGGATGCGGCTGCGGCCGATCCTGATGACCTCCATCGCCTTCATCATGGGCGTGGTGCCGCTGGTCACCTCCAGCGGCGCCGGTGCCGAGATGCGGCACGCCATGGGGGTCGCGGTGTTCGCCGGCATGATCGGGGTGACGCTGTTCGGCCTGGTGCTGACCCCGGTGTTCTATGTGCTGCTGCGCAAGCTGGCCGGAGCGGAGCGGCGGGCGGAGGCGCCGGCGCATGCCGGGGCGCAGCCGGCGGAGTGAGGGCGGTGGACCGAAGGCTTGAGTGAGGGAAAATCCTCTCTTCCCGAAAGGGGGGAGGGGATTTTTCGCGGGTGTGGGAGGTCAGAAGCCGCCGGCGAGGTCGGCCAGCGCGTCGCGGTCCAGCAGTTCCAGCTTGCCGCCGACGAGGATGCGGATCAGGCGGGTCGATTTCAGCTTGGTCAGGGTGCGCGACACCGTCTCGGTGGTCAGCCCCAGATGGTCGGCGATGTCGCCGCGGCTCATCGGCAAATCGATGGTGCGGCCGTCTCCCTTGCCATCTCCCTTGCCGGCGCCCTTGCGGTCGCCGAGCCGCATCAGGAAGGTGGCGACCTTCTCGGCGGCGGTCTTGCGGCCGAGCAGGACCATCTGGTCCTGCGCCGCCATCAGCTCCGACGTGGTCGTCGACAAAAGCCGGCGGGCGAAGGCGGGCTGGGCATCCATCAGGGCGTCCAGCTCCAGGCGCGGGATGCGCTGGATCGTGGTCGCCGTCACCGTCTCGGCGGTGTAGAGATACTGGTCGGCGAAGGCCAGCCCCATCATCTCGCCGGCTTGCAGGAAGCCGATGATCTGGCGCCGGCCGTCCGGCAGCATCTTGTAGAGACGGACCATGCCGCTCAGCACGCGGAACACCGACCCCGCCGCGTCGCCCTCGCGGAACAGCGTGGTCTCGCGCTCATGGACCTTGGCATGGCCCAGGCTGGCGAAGCGGTCGGCGGGAGTAGCCGGCTGGGTGGCCGGCTGCGGGAGCAGATCCTGGGTCATGGCCCCCGGACCGGCGGCCGGCGACGACGCCAGGGCGGAAACCAGATAACCAGGAACGGCGCGGCTGGCGTGGGCGGCAATGGCGGCGTGCGTGGACATCGGAACCTCGGCCTTGACGGAGCGATGCGGTCCGGTTCGGTCCGCATCCGATGGCCCGACGCTACCGCTCCCCCGCCATCCTGTGCAGTGCGGTGATGTACCTAAGGAAGTTTGCGTACGTAACTGTACCTACGTATAAGGCCGCAGGCGCCCGCCATGTCGGACGGAATCAGACGGAATCAGGCAGCAGGCCGGTCAGCATGTCGATCAGCTGGTCCTCGTCGAACGGCTTCTCCAGCACGGCGACGACGCCGGCCTCCTTCGCCCGGGCGAAGGTCGCGGGATCGCCGCGCCCGGACACCATGATCACCGGCATCCCGTGCAGGTCGCCGCGATGGCGCTCCAGGAACTCCAGCCCGCTCATCACCGGCATGTGCAGGTCGAGCACGAGGCAGCCGCGCGGATCGCCGTCGAAGCCGTCGAGGAACTCGCGGCAGGAGGAGAAATCCCTGACATCGAAGGAGAACGCCTCCAGCAGGGCCTTCAGGGAGTCGCGGACCGGCTCGTCATCGTCGACGATGTGGACGATGCCGGCACCCGGCTCTCCGGCCGGTCCAGTGCCCGGTCCCTTGTCCAGGTGATCCATGACGGCCTCCGCACTTCCCTGCAAACACGACGGCGCCGACGAAGCGG
Encoded here:
- a CDS encoding efflux RND transporter permease subunit, translating into MNISKFFIDRPIFAGVLSVALFLAGAIAVFRLPISEYPEVVPPSVVVRAQFPGANPKVIAETVASPLEEQINGVENMLYMQSQANSDGNLALTVTFKLGTDPDKAQQLVQNRVAQAMPRLPADVQRLGVATVKSSPTLTMVVHLLSPNDRYDMTYLRNYAVLNVKDRLTRIAGVGEVQVWGAGDYAMRVWLDPGKVAQRGLTATDVVNAIREQNVQVAAGVIGASPSPPDVPLQLSINARGRLKTADEFGDIVLKTGGDGGVTRLRDVARVELAAAQYGLRSLLDNKPAVALGITQTPDANALAISDEVRKVMAELKDDMPDGVAYSIVYDPTQFVRSSIEAVVHTLLEAVALVVLVVIVFLQTWRASIIPLLAVPISIVGTFSLLLAFGFSINALSLFGMVLAIGIVVDDAIVVVENVERNIASGLSARDATIRAMQEVSGPIIAIALTLVAVFVPLAAMTGLTGEFYKQFAMTIAISTVISAFNSLTLSPALSAVLLRGHDQPQDWLTRGMNRVFGGFFRLFNRVFHKASDGYGRGVGGVVRRKGVMLAVYALLIGATVLLGRAVPSGFVPMQDKEYLISFAQLPNGASLDRTEAVIREMTDIALKRPGVESAVAFPGLSVNGFTNSSSAGIVFVTLKPFAERHDPSLAAGAIAMDLQRRYAGLKEAFVAIFPPPPVMGLGQLGGFKMQLEDRGNLGYEALSEAVNAFVKRAAQTPELGPSFSAYQINVPQLDVDLDRVKAKQLGVNVAEVFDTMQIYLGSLYVNDFNAFGRVYQVRVQADAPFRDSADDIGLLKTRNAAGTMVPLSSLVTVQPGYGPEMVVRYNGFTAADVNGGPAPGYSSGQAEAAAERIAADVLPRGVKLEWTDLTYQKILVGNAGLWVFPISVLLVFLVLAAQYESLTLPLAILLIVPMSVLSALFGVWLTGGDNNIFTQIGFMVLVGLSAKNAILIVEFARELEHEGRGVVQAAIEASRMRLRPILMTSIAFIMGVVPLVTSSGAGAEMRHAMGVAVFAGMIGVTLFGLVLTPVFYVLLRKLAGAERRAEAPAHAGAQPAE
- a CDS encoding helix-turn-helix domain-containing protein, whose translation is MSTHAAIAAHASRAVPGYLVSALASSPAAGPGAMTQDLLPQPATQPATPADRFASLGHAKVHERETTLFREGDAAGSVFRVLSGMVRLYKMLPDGRRQIIGFLQAGEMMGLAFADQYLYTAETVTATTIQRIPRLELDALMDAQPAFARRLLSTTTSELMAAQDQMVLLGRKTAAEKVATFLMRLGDRKGAGKGDGKGDGRTIDLPMSRGDIADHLGLTTETVSRTLTKLKSTRLIRILVGGKLELLDRDALADLAGGF
- a CDS encoding response regulator transcription factor — encoded protein: MDHLDKGPGTGPAGEPGAGIVHIVDDDEPVRDSLKALLEAFSFDVRDFSSCREFLDGFDGDPRGCLVLDLHMPVMSGLEFLERHRGDLHGMPVIMVSGRGDPATFARAKEAGVVAVLEKPFDEDQLIDMLTGLLPDSV